ATCGGCATAAGCAAAGCCACAGTCAGCACATAGCTGATAATGGCATTTTGCATATTGAGCGGAGATTCATTGAGATCAAGGGCAATAGCTGGAAGAGAGGTGTTCAGGATGGTGGAGTCCAACATTTGCATGAAAATAGCCGTGGCCAAAATCACAGGTAGGACTCGTTTGATTTCAGGGCTAATTTCAGCTTGATTCATTCCTTTTAAACCTTCCTTTTTCCAACAATACGAAAATCGCCTCGGTTCCTGACTTTCAAAAAATGGCACCTTTTATCCTTCCCGAAGGATCTTCTCCATTTTCTTTCCTTTGGCTAATTCATCGACCAACTTGTCCAAATAACGGACCTGTCTGGTAATGGGGAATTCAATTTCTTCCACTCGGTATCCGCATATCACGCCGGTAATCAAAGAAGCATTAGGGTGAAGGGTTGCTCTGGAAAAGAATTCCTCAAAAGTGACCTTTTCATTGATCATTTTCTGAATGTCTTCATCCGAGAACCCCGTCAACCAAGAGATCACTTGATGTAATTCTGCTTTGGTTCGCCCTTTTTTCTCCACCTTGGTGACGTAGTGAGGATAGACCGAAAAGAATTTCATGTTGGCGATTTTTTGATCTGATTCTGGGGTTACATGCATGGTTTTTAGGGATTAGGGGTAAAAAGGTTGATCCAATCTTGTTCTGCAGCCAAGTAGCCAAATGAAGTGAAGGATTTGGTATTCAATAGCGCCTCCAGCATCGATTTTGCCTGAATCGTGTCTCTATGGTAAAGATGCCAATTGGCGACTCCATATCGGAAGGCATCATTTGACGGATTGCCACCCGGGCCTTGCTGAATTAAGGAATCCATGGGAAGCCAGCCTTTATAAAGGCGACAGAGGTCGGCATAACTTTGATTTTCTATCACTGTTGAATCTGCATGGATAGGAGCGAGCATTTCCATTGCTTTTTCTGGATTGCCCATTCGTTGTTGAATCATATACAGCCAATGGGTACTGGATACGATGTTGTCATAATTTGAACCGGTTTCTCTGCATTTCAAGTATGCTTCGAAAGCCTTTTCATAGTCTTGAACCAAGTAATACGCCAATCCTAAATGGTAATAAATATTGCCGTGTAACGTGCTAACCGGAATGTTTAAGGCATTAGGCATGCCGTCGGGCTCGATTTCATTTGAGGCGTTTTGAATCAGTTCCGCAGCTTTTTCCAAATCTGAAATTGCTTTTTTATACTCCCGAATAGAAATATAGCGATGACCTCGATGTCGATAGAGTTTGGGCTCCTTTGGAAATTTTTCTATTCCATAAGTAAAGATTGCAATCGCATTTTGGTAGTGCCCGAGATAGGCTGTTCGACGACCATACCAAATCAAGGATTCTAAGTCGGTGGGATTGGACTCAAAGTTCTTTTTTGCTTCTTCCATTTGTAGAAGAAGTGATTCAGAGGGTGAAGGGATGGAATAGGTTTTTCCTAGCGGTGTTAAAAACACAGAGTCCGCAACACTTAACTCCAAGTCCGGCTCAGGAAGGGTTGTCTTGCAGGATAGAATCGAAAAAAGAAGGAAGGAAAGGAATAGAAATCGCATGGTTTTAGGGATAAAAATGAGTAAGGATTAAAGGCCAGATTTGAAAATCCGGTCCATCAAAATCCATTTTTCACCGGGTTTTGCCCAAGGTAATGGCTGTTGAAATCCCCACATCAATTCTTCCCACTTCGCAATGATTGGGTTACTGGCATCCATTTCCGCTTTTTTCTCAAACGTAAATTCATCCACAGTTTCCAAAATCATAAACATTCGGTTGCCGGTACGGAAGATTTCAATGTTTACTATTCCACAGTCAATATCATGTTGGGTGACCTCAGGCCAAGCTGCTCCAGGCGCATGATGTGCTTCATACGTTTTGATGGATTCAGGATCGTCTATCAGGTCTAGTGCGAGGCAAAATTTTTTCATAGTCTAGAGGGTTTGGGGGTTGGGAGGTATGGGAGTTAGGAAGTTGGGGGTTAGGAAGTATTGGAGTGAGGAGGTAAAGAAGCTGGTTAGTGATTGGGTTAGCGAAAGTATTTTTTGAACTCGCGGATTGTTTGGGTGGCGGCTTCATCCGAATTGGGATAAGGAAAAGCCTCCGCGGAAACATATCCAGAATATCCGATTTGATGGAGGGTTTCTGCGATCGGTCTCATGTCGGTATGGCCAAAACCCATAGGTCTTCGGTTGGAATCTGCGAAATGGACATGCCCGATAAAAGGAGCGTTGGATGAGAGACTTTCGGCAAGGTTTTCTTCCTCGATATTCATGTGAAATAGATCTGCTAAAAGGCGAATCCCATCAAGTTGATGTTCTTTCAAAAAGGTACTTCCTGCTTCAAGCGTATTCATCAAGTTACTTTCATAACGATTGAGCGGTTCATAAATCAAAAAAACTCCTGCAGCCTTAGCCCGATTTTGAAGTTCTAAAAGTCCCTCTGCCAGCCAAGCAAAAGCTTCTTCTCGGGGTCGATTGGCAGAAACATTTCCTTGCATGGAACCAATAATTGCTGGGGCTCCGAATTTTGCCCCAAAAGCAATCATTTCAGAAATGTATTCGATAGCGCTTCGACGGATTTCTGGATTGGTGTCCGTGAGCGTAAGACCTTGAAGTACCTTTCCTGCCCCGGTTCCTACTGCCGCGATTTTCAAGTGATAGCGCTCAAGCAGTTCAAGGATATAGTCTGAATCGACTTGATGGCCGGATTGGGTGAATAATTCCACTGCATCAAATCCCAGATCCGATGCTTTTTTGAAGCTAGCTTCCAGTTCGTGCCAATAAATCCATGGACCTTGATGCATGGAATCAATGAGGTTGAGCGTTACCGCAGAT
Above is a window of Algoriphagus sanaruensis DNA encoding:
- a CDS encoding tetratricopeptide repeat protein, which codes for MRFLFLSFLLFSILSCKTTLPEPDLELSVADSVFLTPLGKTYSIPSPSESLLLQMEEAKKNFESNPTDLESLIWYGRRTAYLGHYQNAIAIFTYGIEKFPKEPKLYRHRGHRYISIREYKKAISDLEKAAELIQNASNEIEPDGMPNALNIPVSTLHGNIYYHLGLAYYLVQDYEKAFEAYLKCRETGSNYDNIVSSTHWLYMIQQRMGNPEKAMEMLAPIHADSTVIENQSYADLCRLYKGWLPMDSLIQQGPGGNPSNDAFRYGVANWHLYHRDTIQAKSMLEALLNTKSFTSFGYLAAEQDWINLFTPNP
- a CDS encoding L-rhamnose mutarotase → MKKFCLALDLIDDPESIKTYEAHHAPGAAWPEVTQHDIDCGIVNIEIFRTGNRMFMILETVDEFTFEKKAEMDASNPIIAKWEELMWGFQQPLPWAKPGEKWILMDRIFKSGL
- a CDS encoding sugar phosphate isomerase/epimerase family protein, whose protein sequence is MIQSAVTLNLIDSMHQGPWIYWHELEASFKKASDLGFDAVELFTQSGHQVDSDYILELLERYHLKIAAVGTGAGKVLQGLTLTDTNPEIRRSAIEYISEMIAFGAKFGAPAIIGSMQGNVSANRPREEAFAWLAEGLLELQNRAKAAGVFLIYEPLNRYESNLMNTLEAGSTFLKEHQLDGIRLLADLFHMNIEEENLAESLSSNAPFIGHVHFADSNRRPMGFGHTDMRPIAETLHQIGYSGYVSAEAFPYPNSDEAATQTIREFKKYFR
- a CDS encoding DUF2200 domain-containing protein, with the translated sequence MHVTPESDQKIANMKFFSVYPHYVTKVEKKGRTKAELHQVISWLTGFSDEDIQKMINEKVTFEEFFSRATLHPNASLITGVICGYRVEEIEFPITRQVRYLDKLVDELAKGKKMEKILREG